The Ensifer canadensis genomic sequence GCGGACCAGGATGTGGCTGTCGCCGCCGTCCCGCAAAGCATTGTGCCGCAGATCGCAACGGCTGCGGCTCGTTCGGACACGCACTATCTCGATTTCGTTTGCGCGACGCCGGAGACGCTATCCATTCTGGCTCCTCTGGCCGAACACCGAGCCGTCTTCACGGGGTGCGGGGTCTCGCCAGGCATTATCGGAAATGTCGCCTACGGCCTTCTTGAGGCCTTTGCGCCAGTCACCGATCTGACAATTCGGGTCGGAGCCATACCAAAGGTTTCCACAAACCGCATAGGCTATGGGCAAATATGGAACGTCGATGGCCTCATCGATGAATATACGCAACCAAGTGCGGCCGTTCGCGACGGCAAGGCAGTCATGCTATCGCCGCTCGAGAACTACGGGCATCTGAGCATCGATGGAGTGCGCTACGAAGAATTCGTGACATCAGGTGGTCTTGCCGATCTATCGATCTTCGGTGATCCGGGTCCGAAGAACGTCACGTTCAAGACGATCCGATACCCGGGACATCTCGATTACATGCGTTTCCTTCTCGATGATCTGGGCCTGCGCAATCGTCGCGACGCGTTAAG encodes the following:
- a CDS encoding saccharopine dehydrogenase family protein; the encoded protein is MPKMKVTIVGAGNIGSALASILAGPEEFSIQVLDRSEEALDRLEDLNIAAELRTYTHDEELQKILADQDVAVAAVPQSIVPQIATAAARSDTHYLDFVCATPETLSILAPLAEHRAVFTGCGVSPGIIGNVAYGLLEAFAPVTDLTIRVGAIPKVSTNRIGYGQIWNVDGLIDEYTQPSAAVRDGKAVMLSPLENYGHLSIDGVRYEEFVTSGGLADLSIFGDPGPKNVTFKTIRYPGHLDYMRFLLDDLGLRNRRDALRSLLYNGMPIVKDDVLLLVVTASGYQRQRPIERTVCHRFSPIPVSGRLNALTSVATGYAATLLAMLYRGEIPPVGFVPHHAINTETLLSSPFLKPLIHPGIAADQLAYLMRPCGFS